A part of Myxococcus landrumus genomic DNA contains:
- a CDS encoding glycosyltransferase, producing MRAILTNFGTLGDVQPFVALAVELRRHGHHPVLAAAPSYRELAEQHGLDFLPVGPDLRAAQSGITQAMMGSPDVIHDASGMLQLFQPLVASLPRMLEDLRAACRGADVLISGRVQPAARMVHDLTHVPFVTVLVEHSGSGGGGPAFQAAVRGLVNPLRESLRLPPLDNPLVDGLSPQLVLTALSRHVRPPASDLPAHHHTVGYCLLEEPAFTPDADLAAFLAEGEAPVCITFGSMTHGDPVALTNTLVDATVRAGRRALIQQGWSGLGQRALPPSVRVVGQVPHSWLFSRVSCVVHHGGAGTTGAAFRAGVPQVVVPHTYDQFTWGEVVQELRCGGAAVPIGELSVERLAEALGTVLGGEEHRASAARVGEQLRAEHGAAKARHLIEDLVRRVGLASPASEGPEAPEETEDEERRQRRRTALKQQRARKVDT from the coding sequence ATGCGAGCCATCCTCACCAACTTCGGCACGCTCGGAGACGTCCAGCCCTTCGTGGCGCTGGCCGTCGAGCTCCGTCGGCACGGGCATCACCCCGTGCTCGCCGCCGCGCCCTCGTACCGTGAGCTCGCGGAGCAGCACGGCCTCGACTTCCTGCCCGTGGGTCCGGACCTCCGGGCAGCCCAGAGCGGAATCACGCAGGCGATGATGGGCAGCCCCGACGTCATCCATGACGCCAGCGGAATGCTCCAGCTCTTCCAGCCGCTCGTGGCGTCCCTACCGCGCATGCTGGAGGACCTTCGCGCCGCGTGTCGTGGCGCGGACGTGCTCATCAGCGGACGCGTCCAGCCGGCCGCGCGCATGGTGCATGACCTGACACACGTGCCCTTCGTCACGGTGCTGGTGGAGCACAGCGGAAGTGGCGGCGGTGGCCCGGCGTTCCAGGCCGCCGTGCGCGGACTGGTCAACCCCCTGCGCGAGTCCCTGCGCCTGCCGCCGCTCGACAATCCGCTGGTGGATGGGCTGTCGCCGCAGCTCGTGCTCACGGCCTTGAGCCGGCACGTGCGGCCGCCCGCCTCGGACCTCCCGGCGCACCACCACACCGTGGGCTATTGCCTGCTCGAGGAGCCGGCCTTCACACCCGACGCGGACCTGGCGGCGTTTCTCGCGGAGGGCGAGGCTCCGGTCTGCATCACCTTCGGCAGCATGACCCACGGCGACCCGGTGGCGCTGACGAACACCTTGGTCGACGCCACGGTGCGCGCGGGACGAAGGGCCCTCATCCAGCAAGGCTGGAGTGGACTGGGCCAGCGCGCCCTCCCGCCCTCGGTGCGAGTCGTCGGACAGGTGCCCCACTCGTGGCTCTTCTCGCGCGTGTCGTGCGTCGTGCACCACGGCGGCGCGGGCACCACGGGCGCGGCGTTCCGCGCGGGTGTTCCGCAGGTCGTGGTGCCGCATACGTATGACCAGTTCACCTGGGGCGAGGTCGTCCAGGAGCTTCGCTGCGGCGGAGCGGCGGTGCCCATCGGTGAGCTGAGCGTGGAGCGGCTCGCGGAGGCCCTCGGCACGGTGCTGGGCGGCGAGGAGCATCGAGCCTCCGCGGCGCGCGTGGGTGAGCAACTGCGCGCGGAGCACGGCGCGGCGAAGGCACGTCACCTCATCGAGGACCTGGTCCGTCGAGTGGGGCTTGCCTCGCCAGCGAGCGAAGGGCCCGAGGCCCCGGAAGAGACAGAAGACGAGGAACGGCGCCAGCGCCGCAGGACCGCGCTGAAGCAGCAAAGGGCGAGGAAGGTCGACACTTGA
- a CDS encoding type I polyketide synthase — MATDSSDTDTTGLEIAVIGMAGRFPGAKDLEAFWRNLKDGVESIQFLTDEDLEPSALDTAAIRSDPNYVKAAAILEDADLFDAGYFGVTPKEAEVMDPQQRVFLECAVEALEHAGYDAERFKGRIGVYAGARTDTYLFNLFSNPAAVGGLDPFEIGLGNDLAFLTTRVAHRLNLRGPAYSVHTACSTALVALHLAGQALLADECRMAVAGGVAINVPQKVGYLYQYGGIASPDGHCRAFDAKAAGTIFGSGIGLVVLKRLEDALEDGDTIHAVIKGSAINNDGAVKASFTAPSVQGQATVIKDALAAAEVSADSISYVETHGTGTALGDPIELRALTKAFGGKSLGRRTVPIGSVKTNVGHLDAAAGSASLLKAILAMKHQQLPPSLHFESPNPQIDFDSGPFFVNTTLQPWARGRAPRRAGVSSFGIGGTNAHVILEEAPAAQPAAAGRPWELMVLSARSHTALDTATARLAQHLESHPELSLADVAHTLQVGRKAHAHRRVVVARDTRDAVRVLRMAEPRRVLSGTHETSNRPVSFLFSDAGVATSLEPLYRAEPAFREEVDRCAELLQPRLGVDLRTVLYPEEGGRPARSGAVDAAARFVEPYALARLWMSWGISPETLLGEGLGAWVAACLAGVLPLDEALSLTVARGEGRTAMPNAASLKAPEVPVLLAATGALVTASEALRPETWRDAANPATRMDDALRELVKEPTRVVLAMCAPGTLVERARTHAGTTGTRALRTCVPATGDTQPSLATVLETLGQLWLDGVEVDWEAVNEGRERRRVPLPTYPFERQRYWVPPAARVEASQAQGQVPQGKLVDMADWFHTPAWQRTAPIALDRKALAERRCWVVFVDGLGVGEALCRRLEDSGQDVVRIRQGSAFMRDAARRYALDPRVRGDYATLWKDLADQELSPSVVVHLWSLGASGAGRTGPELFRDVQDLGYYSLLHLGQALATGDTSRPVRLEVVTDRLANVAGESTALPEKATLLGPCKVIPQEQEHVTTRCIDLMAPEPRSAGVEQVAERLLSELSQRSKDAVVAWRGNLRFAQALSPLRLEPSGDAPAPLREQGVYLITGGLGGVGLMLADHLARTFKARLALLGRTAMPAPSEWDGYLATHAKDDAMAQRILRVRELEQAGAQVMVVHADVANAEQLEAAVAQVEARFGALNGVLHCAGVTHGSSLYNPLTDIGRNESETQFGPKVYGTYALEKVLSRRAADFVLLFSSNAAVLGGLGYLTYASSNLFMDAFAQARAGHTGTRWVSASWDPWPEETKHTNVRTSMDQYAMTPREGAEAVQRLVTLGVDGHVVVATGDLAQRWRLWIQRDTSKPAQGTRAAGKPRRSKTPFVAPATDLEKQLASLWQEILGVDSVGLNDNFFDLGGHSLLATRVAGRLRTQFNFDIPLAKLFEAATVSALAKLVADHQASLEDAASQAALDELANLSDEEIEAELARRSR, encoded by the coding sequence ATGGCCACGGATTCGTCCGACACGGACACCACGGGTCTGGAGATTGCTGTCATCGGCATGGCGGGGCGGTTCCCGGGGGCGAAGGACCTGGAAGCGTTCTGGCGCAACCTGAAGGACGGCGTGGAGTCCATCCAGTTCCTCACGGACGAGGACCTGGAGCCCAGCGCGCTCGACACGGCGGCGATCCGCTCGGACCCCAACTACGTGAAGGCGGCCGCCATCCTCGAGGACGCGGACCTCTTCGACGCGGGCTACTTCGGCGTCACCCCCAAGGAAGCGGAGGTGATGGACCCGCAGCAGCGCGTCTTCCTGGAGTGCGCGGTGGAGGCCCTGGAGCACGCGGGCTACGACGCCGAGCGCTTCAAGGGACGCATCGGTGTGTACGCCGGCGCCCGCACGGACACGTACCTCTTCAACCTCTTCTCCAACCCCGCGGCCGTCGGAGGACTGGACCCCTTCGAGATTGGCCTCGGCAACGACCTGGCCTTCCTCACCACGCGCGTGGCGCACCGGCTCAACCTGCGCGGGCCCGCGTACTCGGTCCACACGGCGTGCTCCACGGCCCTGGTCGCGCTGCACCTGGCGGGACAGGCCCTGCTCGCGGACGAGTGCCGGATGGCCGTCGCGGGCGGAGTGGCCATCAACGTCCCGCAGAAGGTGGGCTACCTGTACCAGTACGGCGGCATCGCCTCACCGGACGGCCACTGCCGGGCGTTCGACGCGAAGGCGGCTGGCACCATCTTCGGCAGCGGCATCGGACTCGTGGTCCTCAAGCGCCTGGAAGACGCGCTCGAGGATGGCGACACCATCCACGCCGTCATCAAGGGCTCCGCCATCAACAACGACGGCGCCGTGAAGGCCAGCTTCACCGCGCCCAGCGTGCAGGGCCAGGCCACGGTCATCAAGGACGCGCTCGCCGCCGCGGAAGTCTCCGCGGATTCCATCTCCTACGTGGAGACGCACGGCACCGGCACCGCGCTGGGAGACCCCATCGAGCTGCGCGCGTTGACCAAGGCGTTCGGTGGAAAGAGCCTGGGACGTCGCACCGTGCCCATCGGCTCCGTGAAGACGAACGTGGGGCACCTGGACGCGGCGGCCGGAAGCGCGAGCCTGTTGAAGGCCATCCTGGCGATGAAGCACCAGCAGCTTCCGCCCAGCCTCCACTTCGAGTCCCCCAACCCGCAGATCGACTTCGACAGCGGCCCCTTCTTCGTGAACACCACGCTCCAGCCGTGGGCACGCGGCCGGGCGCCTCGCCGCGCGGGAGTCAGCTCGTTCGGCATCGGCGGCACCAACGCCCACGTCATCCTGGAGGAGGCTCCCGCCGCGCAGCCCGCCGCCGCGGGTCGGCCGTGGGAGCTGATGGTCCTGTCCGCGCGCAGCCACACGGCGCTGGACACCGCCACCGCGCGGCTCGCGCAGCACCTGGAATCGCATCCGGAGCTCTCTCTCGCGGATGTGGCGCACACGCTTCAAGTCGGCCGCAAGGCGCACGCCCACCGCCGTGTCGTGGTGGCTCGCGACACGCGAGATGCCGTGCGAGTCCTGCGCATGGCGGAGCCCCGCCGCGTCCTCTCTGGAACCCATGAGACGAGCAATCGTCCCGTGTCGTTCCTCTTCTCGGATGCAGGAGTGGCGACGTCGCTGGAGCCGCTGTACCGCGCGGAGCCGGCCTTCCGTGAAGAGGTGGACCGCTGCGCCGAGCTGCTCCAGCCGCGCCTGGGCGTGGACCTGCGCACCGTGCTGTATCCCGAGGAGGGTGGACGTCCCGCGCGCTCGGGAGCGGTGGACGCGGCCGCGCGCTTCGTGGAGCCGTATGCGCTGGCGCGCCTCTGGATGTCGTGGGGCATCTCCCCGGAGACCCTGCTGGGCGAGGGCCTGGGCGCGTGGGTCGCCGCCTGCCTCGCGGGCGTGCTCCCGCTGGACGAAGCCTTGAGCCTGACCGTGGCCCGGGGCGAAGGCCGCACGGCGATGCCGAACGCCGCGAGCCTGAAGGCGCCGGAGGTTCCGGTTCTTCTCGCGGCCACGGGCGCCCTCGTCACGGCCTCCGAGGCCCTGCGCCCGGAGACGTGGCGGGACGCGGCGAATCCCGCGACACGGATGGACGATGCGCTTCGCGAGCTGGTGAAGGAGCCCACGCGGGTCGTGCTCGCGATGTGCGCTCCGGGAACGCTCGTCGAGCGGGCCCGCACGCACGCGGGCACCACGGGAACCCGTGCGCTGCGCACGTGTGTCCCCGCGACCGGTGACACCCAGCCTTCGTTGGCGACGGTCCTGGAGACGCTGGGCCAGCTCTGGCTGGACGGCGTGGAAGTGGACTGGGAGGCCGTGAACGAAGGACGCGAGCGGCGGCGCGTGCCGCTGCCCACCTATCCCTTCGAGCGCCAGCGCTACTGGGTCCCTCCCGCGGCGCGCGTCGAGGCGTCGCAGGCGCAAGGCCAGGTTCCGCAGGGGAAGCTGGTGGACATGGCGGACTGGTTCCACACGCCCGCATGGCAGCGCACGGCGCCCATCGCCCTGGACCGCAAGGCCCTGGCCGAGCGCCGCTGCTGGGTGGTGTTCGTGGACGGGCTCGGCGTCGGTGAGGCGCTGTGCCGTCGGCTGGAGGACTCCGGCCAGGACGTGGTGAGGATTCGCCAGGGAAGCGCCTTCATGCGGGACGCCGCGCGCCGCTACGCGCTGGACCCGCGGGTTCGCGGCGACTACGCCACGCTGTGGAAGGACCTGGCGGACCAGGAGCTGAGCCCGTCCGTGGTGGTCCACCTGTGGAGCCTCGGCGCCTCGGGCGCGGGGCGCACGGGCCCCGAGCTGTTCCGGGACGTCCAGGACCTGGGCTACTACAGCCTCCTGCACCTGGGTCAGGCGCTCGCCACGGGGGACACGTCGCGTCCCGTGCGGCTGGAGGTCGTGACGGACCGGCTGGCCAACGTGGCCGGCGAGAGCACCGCGCTCCCGGAGAAGGCCACCCTGCTCGGACCGTGCAAGGTGATTCCGCAGGAGCAGGAGCACGTCACCACCCGCTGCATCGACCTGATGGCCCCCGAGCCGCGCAGCGCGGGCGTGGAGCAGGTGGCGGAGCGGCTGTTGTCGGAGCTGAGTCAGCGCTCGAAGGACGCGGTGGTGGCCTGGAGAGGCAACCTTCGCTTCGCGCAGGCGCTCTCGCCCCTTCGTCTTGAGCCGTCTGGCGATGCCCCCGCGCCGCTGCGTGAGCAGGGCGTCTATCTCATCACCGGTGGCCTCGGCGGCGTGGGCTTGATGCTGGCCGACCATCTGGCGCGCACCTTCAAGGCACGGCTCGCGCTGCTGGGCCGGACCGCGATGCCCGCCCCGTCCGAGTGGGACGGCTACCTGGCCACCCACGCGAAGGACGACGCGATGGCCCAGCGCATCCTCCGGGTGCGCGAGCTGGAACAGGCCGGCGCGCAGGTGATGGTGGTGCACGCGGATGTCGCGAACGCGGAGCAGCTCGAGGCGGCCGTGGCCCAGGTGGAGGCGCGGTTCGGAGCGCTGAACGGCGTGCTCCACTGCGCCGGTGTCACGCATGGCTCGTCGCTCTACAACCCGCTGACGGACATTGGGCGGAACGAGTCGGAGACGCAGTTCGGTCCCAAGGTCTACGGCACCTATGCACTGGAGAAGGTGCTGAGCCGCCGCGCCGCGGACTTCGTGCTCCTGTTCTCCTCCAACGCCGCGGTGCTCGGCGGTCTCGGCTACCTGACCTACGCGTCGTCCAACCTCTTCATGGATGCCTTCGCGCAGGCCCGCGCGGGTCACACCGGCACGCGCTGGGTCAGCGCGTCGTGGGACCCGTGGCCGGAAGAGACGAAGCACACGAACGTTCGCACCAGCATGGACCAGTACGCGATGACGCCCCGGGAAGGTGCCGAGGCGGTGCAGCGGCTGGTGACGCTCGGCGTGGACGGACACGTGGTGGTCGCCACGGGCGACCTGGCCCAGCGCTGGCGGCTGTGGATTCAGCGCGACACGTCCAAGCCCGCACAGGGCACGCGCGCCGCGGGCAAGCCTCGCCGCTCGAAGACGCCGTTCGTTGCGCCTGCCACGGACCTGGAGAAGCAGCTCGCCTCGCTCTGGCAGGAGATCCTGGGCGTGGACAGCGTGGGCCTGAACGACAACTTCTTCGACCTGGGCGGCCACTCGCTGCTGGCCACACGTGTGGCCGGACGCCTGCGCACCCAGTTCAACTTCGACATTCCCCTGGCGAAGCTCTTCGAGGCCGCCACGGTCTCTGCCCTGGCGAAGCTGGTGGCGGACCACCAGGCCTCGCTGGAGGACGCCGCCAGTCAGGCGGCCCTCGATGAGCTGGCCAACCTGAGTGACGAAGAGATTGAAGCCGAGCTCGCGCGACGCTCGCGATAG